In Dromiciops gliroides isolate mDroGli1 chromosome 5, mDroGli1.pri, whole genome shotgun sequence, the following are encoded in one genomic region:
- the MLF2 gene encoding myeloid leukemia factor 2: protein MFRFMRDGEPEDPMFLMDPFAIHRQHMSRMLSGGFGYSPFLSITDGSMPGARPASRRMQAGAVSPFGMLGMTGGFMDMFGMMNDMIGNVEHMTTGANCQTFSSSTVISYSNLGDGAPKVYQETSEMRSAPGGIRETRRTVRDSDSGLEQMSIGHHIRDRAHILQRSRNHRTGDQEERQDYINLDESDAEAFDNEWRRETSRYRPQRPLEFRRHEAAGAGGGRRAEGPPRLAIQGPEDSPSRQSRRYDW, encoded by the exons ATGTTCCGGTTCATGAGGGACGGAGAGCCTGAGGATCCCATGTTCCTCAT GGACCCTTTTGCTATTCACCGACAACatatgagcaggatgctgtcagGGGGCTTTGGCTACAGCCCTTTCCTTAGCATCACAGATGGGAGCATGCCAGGGGCTCGACCTGCTAGTCGAAGGATGCAG GCTGGGGCTGTCTCACCTTTTGGGATGCTGGGAATG ACAGGTGGCTTCATGGACATGTTTGGGATGATGAATGATATGATCGGGAATGTG GAGCACATGACAACTGGAGCCAACTGTCAGACCTTTTCATCCTCCACTGTCATCTCTTACTCCAACCTGGGTGATGGCGCTCCCAAAGTCTACCAAGAAACATCTGAGATGCGCTCAGCACCAGGTGGG atccgGGAGACAAGAAGAACAGTGAGGGACTCTGACAGTGGGCTAGAGCAGATGTCCATTGGGCATCATATCCGAGACAGGGCACACATCCTCCAGCGTTCTCGAAATCACCGAACTGGGGACCAGGAAGAACGGCAGGACTACATCAATTTGGATGAGA GTGATGCGGAAGCGTTTGACAatgagtggaggagagagacatCCCGATACCGGCCACAGCGCCCCCTGGAATTTCGTCGGCATGAGGCTGCTGGGGCGGGTGGGGGTAGAAGGGCAGAGGGACCCCCTCGGCTGGCTATACAGGGCCCTGAGGATTCCCCCTCCCGACAGTCAAGACGCTATGACTGGTGA